CAGTGGTACTTGAGTGCGAGTGCGAAAAGCAGAGGTTTCCAACTAGAACCAAGCTGGCGTAGCGCCTTGAAGCTGCGGTCGAAACCCGTATTGTGGAAACCGCCTTGGCTTGCGATGACCTTACCGTTCTGCAGTGCGAACAACGCTCCTTGCAGCACCGGTTCCGTCTCTATCTTGCACGGGGCAAAACCATCTTGCAGTTCGTCCGAAAGGATGCTCACTAGGAGGATGGCTCCCTGCTTGAGTTGCGAGGCGAGAATCTTGTTCACATCGCCGCCAACCTGCTTTGCAAATTCCTTTACGGCCTTTTCGGTGACAATGCCTTTGAGCTGGCCAAAACTGAGCGTGAGCGACTTGAGTTTTCCGTTCTCGTCGAAGAATACGCTGTCTACAGCGCCGTAGAGGTAGTCGCCTTTGCGGGCGCTCTGGGCGCGGTTCGCGAATTCGGCCTTGGGCAGCACGAAACCGCCCAGCTGCATCTGCAAGTTGCTGATGTTGTTCTGGAGGGCGCGCTTCGCGGCATCTTGGCTCTTGCCGTCGAGCGTCGTCACGATGACGAGCTGTGCCTTGCGCCAGTCCTCGATGCCTTCTTTTTGGAACAACTCGTGGAAGTAATCGTTGTCGAGCTTTTCTTCGAGGCGTTCGAGCGTGGTGCTCATGGTAAAGCGGAAGTTGCCGTGGTTGAATTCAAGCGGCTTGGCGAGCGCCTTTTCCATGTCTTCTTTTTCGATATAGCCTTCGTCGAGCATGCGTTCAAGCACGTACTTTAGGCGTTCTTCGCCACGGGCAATCGCCTTTTCGCGCCGTTCGGTGGTGCGCTGGATAAAGGGGTCGTAGTTGAACGGGCCCTTGACCGAGCCTGCAATAAAAGCGCATTCAGCGAGTGTGAGGTCCTTGAGTTCCTTGTTAAAGAAGTACTGTGCTGCGATGGCGACACCCTTACCCGTACCCGAGACGTGGAACTGGTTCAGGTAGAATTCCAGGATTTCTTCTTTGCTGAAGTGCTTTTCCATGCGGAGCGCATTCATCAGTTCCTTGAGCTTTTCCTTGACGCTGCGTTCCTCGCGGCCGAAGATGTTCTTGACCGCTTGCTGGGTGAGCGTGGAGCCTCCCTGGCGGAGGTGTCCCTCGCGGATGTTCCTTGCCATGGCGCGCGCGAAGCCGTGGAAGCTGAATCCGTTGTGATTCCAGTAGCCGGCATCTTCGGCGGCCACCAGCGCATTGACGATGTTCACCGGAATGTCGCCGTAAGGCACGTACACGCGGTGGTTCGCATCGAAGAAGGCTCCGAGCAGTTCGTTACCGTCGTTAAAATAGACGCGGGTCTCGCCGCTGAGCACCTGGAGGATGGTGTTACGGTTGAACTGGTTGTCTGGATCCTGTTCGGGGAGGATTTTGAAGACGACGATGTATGCGGGGATGCAGCAAATGAGGCCAACGAGGGCGAAAGCCGCGGTGATTTTCAGCAGTTTTTTTAGACGACGCATTTTGGAAGACTATATATATTATGAACGGGTATAATCTAGAATTTTTGAAAGGAGACCGCCCATAATATTGCGGAAAGGGGCGGATTTTGGCGAAAATGGGGCGCAGAGGTCCCAAAAAATGATGCTTTTTCGGCCATTACCCTTGAAAAAAACATGAAAATTAAGTAAAATTTGTGTCCCCAAGATGGGAAGATGGCCGAGCTGGCCGAAGGCGCGTCCCTGCTAAGGACGTATAGGACTTAATCCTATCGCGAGTTCGAATCTCGCTCTTCCCGCTGAAAAGGCCCCGAGTCTTACGACCCGGGGCTTTTTTGTGTCTCCTGCAGAAACAGTCTTTTATTCCCAGGATTCCTGGGCGTGTTCACGTTTTTTGATATGCCTCTTGTGGATGTACATGAAGGCGTCGGCACGCTTGAGTACGTCTGCCGGGGTTTTATCTACCTGGGAGTCAAATTCAGCGATGCCCGCAGCAAACGAAATCCTGTCGGCGCGCAAGGGCTCGTTCGGCTCGCGCAGCGAACGCAGCTTGTCCAACAGCGCATCCCTTTCTTCGTAATCGGAACCCTGCACGACAATGACGAATTCGTCGCCGCCGATTCGGTACACGGGGCTGTGCTTGAAGGTCTCGCAGAACGCACGGCAGTTGGTTTTGATGAACAAATCCCCCGCTTCGTGCCCGAGCTGGTCGTTCACGATTTTTAGGTTGTTCAAGTCGCATTCAATGATAGCGAATTCAACAGACTTGCCCTGCTCTATGTCGCGGAGGAGTTCGTCCGATTTCTGGTTGAATGCGGCGCGGTTGTTCACTCCGGTGAGCGGGTCCCTGCTGGCGATAAGGGTGGTCCGCATCAAGTCGTGCTTGAGTTTTTCCGTTTCTTCTTTGATGCGTTCTTCGTGGCTGATGTTGTGCATACCGATGACGTAGCCGGTCAGGTTGCTCTCGCTGTCGTGTACGATTTTCAGCTCGTAGAATTCAATTACGTTGTCTATTTTTACGCGGACGCGGGTGACGAAAGTCGGTTCCTTGGCCAGTTCGGAGATGCTGTTCTCGCAGGAGCCATGTTTGAGGAATTCGGGGAGGTCTTCCGGCACGATGACGGTGCGCAGGAACTTGTCCAGTTTTTGCGTGGAAGGTAGACCGCTGTTGATGTCTTCGTCAAAAATTTGTTTGAACCTCGGGTTCATCGTCTGGAATCGTACATCTTTGCGCTGCGTGTCGATGTAGCAAATCAAGTCGAAGTCGGCCGAGAGTGCCGCCATGATGGCGCTGTCTTGCCGGTAGATGGTTTGCCGGGTCATGTGGATGACGACATGCGTGAAGATGACGCAGCAACCCAGCATGTAGCCGATGGAGAAGAACGGAGCGAATGGGAAGAACAACTGGAGAATCCCGCAAATGATAGGGGCCAGCACGCAGAGGAACACGGCCGTGAATTTCCGGCGGTCCTTCTTTTTGATGCCGGTCTTCATCTTGATAAGGCAGACAATCCCGATAAAGATGTAGGTCGCGTATTGCATGTAGAACAGGTACTGCGCCGTTATGGTTTTGCGGTAGTACCCGGATTCGTTTACGCTGAAAAGGAACTGGTACTTGATATTGATGAGCAGGAGCGCGAACTGTGCCACCACGAGCAGGAGTGCGGGGATGCGGTACGCTTTGGGGTGGTGGATGCGCTTGCCCAAGTAGCAGAGGGTGTAGTCTAGCCACAGGTACGCCGTGATGGCTGCCGCGGCAAAGAAAATCGTGGTGGATGCGAACAGGAGTGTTTCGTGGTGCGGGTGGTTTGTCGCGATGATTGCCCAGATGCCGTCGTTGAGGCAGAATAAAATAACCCAAATGACGAGCCTAGCGAAGGAGCGGTCTTGGGGGTCGCGTTTATCCCAGGTTTTTTTGAATTGCGGTAGGGATACCAGCAGTACGATGGCACAAGTTACAGCCATCAGTGAATGGAGCAAACTTTCCATGTCCGTAATATAATATATTCGCAAGCATAAAATATTAATTTAACGTAAAAAAATAGTGCCAGTTTGTTGCGAATGGGCGTTGTGCCAGTATATTAAGAAAGTGCTAGAGGTGTGTATGGGAAAAAAGTTCATGTTTGCACTTGGGGTTGTTTTGGCTACCGCACAGGCGTTCGGTGCCGTGTATTATGTTGCACCCGACGGTAACGACAGCAATGCCGGCTCGGAGAAAAAGCCCTTCGCGACGCTCAACAAGGCGAACAAAGTTGTGTGTGCTGGCGACACCGTTTGGATTCGCGGCGGCATCTACGACTTGCACGATACCGTCTTTTACGAACGATACAAAATGACGGCGGGAATACTCTTGACCGCGAGCGGCGAGAGCGACGACAACCGCATCCATTACCTAGCCTATCCGGGCGAGCGCCCGATTTTTGACGCGACCAACCTCCCCGTGGCCGAAGGCGAAGAACATAGCGACGGTACACCCGAAGGAGCGATGTACACCTCGCCGTTCGTGATTGCGGCAAAGTACTTGCACCTGAAGGGCTTCGATGTCCGCAACACGCCCATGATACACAATTCCAATTCGGGCATTTTCATCTACGCGAGCAAGCACATTTTCTTAGAGCAGATAGACAGCCACCACAATGCCGGGCCGGGATTCTTCGCGCACGACGGTGCATCGGGCGGCGGCGGACATCTCTTTTTGAACTGCGATGCCCACGACAACTACGACCCCACCGATTGGCAGGGCGACGGCGAGAATGCCGACGGCTTTGGCGTGCATTACCAGTACGATGGCGACACCACCAAGTTCGTCGGGTGCCGCGCCTGGTGGAATAGCGACGACGGCTATGACGTGCTGGCCCAAGAATTCCCCGTCGTCGTGGAAAACAGCTACGCCATGGGAAACGGCTACATCCATTACGGGACAAGCAAACCGCCTAACGGGAATGGCAACGGGTTCAAGATGGGATACAGCCGAAACGACAAGGGTAGACACATCATCAAAAATTGCGTCGCCTGGAACAATGTGGCCACCGGTTTCTATTCGAACTACACGGCCATCGGTAGCACATGGATCAACAACACTTCCTACAAAAACGGTGATCGCTCTTTTGGCATGCCCTCGACTCTTTACGCTGACGATGAAAGAACTCGCATTGCCGAAGTTGTTCCGCTCACGGGCGACAAGGCGCACGTACTCAAGAACAATATCGCCTTCCCGAACAAACTATCGCAAATCGGGACATGCTGGGAAAAGATATCGAGCCAGGACATTGACCATTATGTGGATTGCCCGGCCGGCGAAAACAACACCTGGAACCTTGATTTGGACTTGACCGAAAACGACTTTGTGAGCCTCGACGACCCCAGTATGACCGTCACCGGCGAAGACCTCTCGACGATTCCGGGAATGCTTGGCCCCCGCAATGAAGACGGCAGCCTGCCCGAAGTGGACTTTTTGAAACTCAAGAAAGGGAGCCGCGCCATCGACAAAGGCGAAGATGTCGGGTTGCCATTTGCCGGGAAAGCCCCAGATTTAGGAGCGTTCGAATACGGGATGCCCGCATCGAGCAGTGTCGCGAAGTCGAGCAGTTCTGCCGGCAAATCAAGTAGTTCGGCCCGCAAATCAAGCAGTTCTTCAAAGAAGTCTTCGGCTATCGCAATGCAATCCAACGTGATTGCAGGAGTGCAGGTGCCCGCGGATGTGTTTGATATGCAAGGGCGCTACCTTGGAACGATGCCTGCAGAAACATTGCGAGGCGATATCGCAGAAGCCCTGCGCGTGCAGTTCCATGTGGCAGGAATCTACCTCGTCCGGCACGGCAAAACGATCCAGCAAGTCACGGTGAAGTGAAAGTTCGGAATTCTTAATTAAATAAAAATTTTTTTCAATGCTCCTATTGCTTTTTGACAATAAATTTTATAAAATTTAATTGCATACAATTAAACAAAATGCAATGAAATGCGGTGCAATAAAACACCATCACCCAAAAAACGGAGGTTCACCATGGCGACCATCTACGATTTTACCCTCACCGACGGCAAAGGCAACCAGGTCCCGCTCGCAAACTTCAAGGGCAAGGTGATGCTCATCGTGAACACCGCGACCGGCTGCGGCTTTACCCCGCACTACAAGCCCATCGAGCAGATGTATTCCGATTTCCACGACAAGGGTTTCGAAGTCATCGACATTCCCTGCAACCAGTTCAAGGGCCAGACCCCCGGCACCGACGACGAAATCCACGAATTCTGCACGCTCAACTACGGCACCGAATTCCCGCAAATGAAAAAGTCCGACGTGAACGGCCCCGACGCACTCCCGCTCTACACCTACCTGAAATCGCAGAAAGGTTTCGAAGGCTTCGGCTTTGGCGTGAAGGCCGCCGCCATGGCGCTTTTGCTCAAGAGCATCGACAAGGACTACAAGAATAATCCGGATATCAAGTGGAACTTCACCAAGTTCGTGGTGGACCGCGAAGGCAATGTGATCGCGCGCTTCGAACCCACCGCCGACATGGACGACGTGCGCGCCTGTGTAGAAAAGTTGCTCTAGGAGCTGCCATGAACTGCCCCCAGCTAAAACTCGAAAACCAGCTGTGCTTCCCGCTGTATGCCGCGTCCAAGGAGATCACGCGCCGCTACGCCCCGTACCTGGAACCGCTCGACCTCACGTACACGCAGTACATTGTGATGCTCGTGCTGTGGGAAGAAAAAAAGTGCAACGTCTCGGAACTCGGAAAAAAGCTGTTTCTCGATTCCGGGACGCTCACCCCGCTTTTAAAAAAGCTCGAGGCCAAGGGCTATGTCCAGCGCACCCGCGAACAGAGCGACGAGCGCTGCCTTTCCGTAAGCCTCACCGCCGAAGGCGAATCGCTCAAGCGCAAGGCCGCAAGCGTCCCCAAGTCCATGGCCAGCTGCGTCAACCTCTCCGACACCGAAGCCAAGACCCTGTATACCCTGCTGTACAAGGTTTTGGACGGGCTTGGGGAAGGGTGAGTTTTTTTCCTAATTCTCTACCAGCTTGGTGGAGTTTTTTATTTTCTAATTCCGCAATAGGTTGTTGACGGATTATTTTCCATAATCTATATTGTTCCCCGTAGTTCAATAATCCTCGCGACAGTCGACATAGACCATTCGGTCCGTACGTGCATTCGCGGCGAGGCCCATCAACCTTCTTGTTGATGTTGTTGGATAGCTGGCAGGAACACGACCTGCTCGAGTGTG
This genomic window from uncultured Fibrobacter sp. contains:
- a CDS encoding MarR family transcriptional regulator — encoded protein: MNCPQLKLENQLCFPLYAASKEITRRYAPYLEPLDLTYTQYIVMLVLWEEKKCNVSELGKKLFLDSGTLTPLLKKLEAKGYVQRTREQSDERCLSVSLTAEGESLKRKAASVPKSMASCVNLSDTEAKTLYTLLYKVLDGLGEG
- a CDS encoding glutathione peroxidase yields the protein MATIYDFTLTDGKGNQVPLANFKGKVMLIVNTATGCGFTPHYKPIEQMYSDFHDKGFEVIDIPCNQFKGQTPGTDDEIHEFCTLNYGTEFPQMKKSDVNGPDALPLYTYLKSQKGFEGFGFGVKAAAMALLLKSIDKDYKNNPDIKWNFTKFVVDREGNVIARFEPTADMDDVRACVEKLL
- a CDS encoding GGDEF domain-containing protein gives rise to the protein MESLLHSLMAVTCAIVLLVSLPQFKKTWDKRDPQDRSFARLVIWVILFCLNDGIWAIIATNHPHHETLLFASTTIFFAAAAITAYLWLDYTLCYLGKRIHHPKAYRIPALLLVVAQFALLLINIKYQFLFSVNESGYYRKTITAQYLFYMQYATYIFIGIVCLIKMKTGIKKKDRRKFTAVFLCVLAPIICGILQLFFPFAPFFSIGYMLGCCVIFTHVVIHMTRQTIYRQDSAIMAALSADFDLICYIDTQRKDVRFQTMNPRFKQIFDEDINSGLPSTQKLDKFLRTVIVPEDLPEFLKHGSCENSISELAKEPTFVTRVRVKIDNVIEFYELKIVHDSESNLTGYVIGMHNISHEERIKEETEKLKHDLMRTTLIASRDPLTGVNNRAAFNQKSDELLRDIEQGKSVEFAIIECDLNNLKIVNDQLGHEAGDLFIKTNCRAFCETFKHSPVYRIGGDEFVIVVQGSDYEERDALLDKLRSLREPNEPLRADRISFAAGIAEFDSQVDKTPADVLKRADAFMYIHKRHIKKREHAQESWE
- a CDS encoding right-handed parallel beta-helix repeat-containing protein, with the protein product MGKKFMFALGVVLATAQAFGAVYYVAPDGNDSNAGSEKKPFATLNKANKVVCAGDTVWIRGGIYDLHDTVFYERYKMTAGILLTASGESDDNRIHYLAYPGERPIFDATNLPVAEGEEHSDGTPEGAMYTSPFVIAAKYLHLKGFDVRNTPMIHNSNSGIFIYASKHIFLEQIDSHHNAGPGFFAHDGASGGGGHLFLNCDAHDNYDPTDWQGDGENADGFGVHYQYDGDTTKFVGCRAWWNSDDGYDVLAQEFPVVVENSYAMGNGYIHYGTSKPPNGNGNGFKMGYSRNDKGRHIIKNCVAWNNVATGFYSNYTAIGSTWINNTSYKNGDRSFGMPSTLYADDERTRIAEVVPLTGDKAHVLKNNIAFPNKLSQIGTCWEKISSQDIDHYVDCPAGENNTWNLDLDLTENDFVSLDDPSMTVTGEDLSTIPGMLGPRNEDGSLPEVDFLKLKKGSRAIDKGEDVGLPFAGKAPDLGAFEYGMPASSSVAKSSSSAGKSSSSARKSSSSSKKSSAIAMQSNVIAGVQVPADVFDMQGRYLGTMPAETLRGDIAEALRVQFHVAGIYLVRHGKTIQQVTVK